In the Carboxydothermus pertinax genome, TGGTGGGTAAAGTTACTCCTAAAGGAGAAACGGAACTTACCGCCGAAGAACGGCTTTTACGGGCCATCTTTGGCGAAAAAGCCCGGGAAGTGCGGGATACTTCCCTGCGCGTTCCCCACGGAGAAGCTGGAAAAGTTGTAGATGTAAAAGTCTTTTCCCGGGAAAACGGGGACGAGTTGCCTCCAGGGGTAAATATGCTGGTTCGGGTTTATATCGCCCAAAAGCGGAAAATCTCAGTGGGGGATAAAATGGCCGGACGGCACGGTAATAAGGGGGTTGTAGCCCGAATTCTTCCCGAAGAAGATATGCCTTTTTTACCCGATGGTACACCGGTGGAAATAGTTTTAAACCCGCTGGGAGTTCCTTCCCGGATGAATATCGGGCAGATTCTGGAGTGCCACTTAGGCTGGGCGGCGAAAGCCCTGGGAATAACCGTAGCAACCCCAATCTTTAATGGGGCTAATGAAGAAGATATTTTTGCTGCCCTGAAAAAAGCTGGTCTGCCGGAAGATGGTAAGATTGAGGTAAGGGATGGGCGTACCGGCGAACCGTTTGATAGCCGGGTAACGGTAGGTTATGTTTATATGTTAAAACTTGCTCACCTGGTGGATGATAAAATACACGCCCGTTCTACCGGTCCCTACTCCCTGGTTACCCAACAACCGCTGGGTGGTAAAGCCCAGTTTGGCGGTCAAAGGTTTGGAGAAATGGAGGTGTGGGCACTGGAAGCTTACGGTGCTGCTTATACCCTCCAGGAAATCCTTACCGTTAAGTCCGATGACGTGGTTGGCCGGGTAAAAACCTACGAAGCAATTGTCAAAGGGGAAAATATTCCCGAGCCAGGAGTACCGGAGTCCTTTAAAGTACTAATTAAAGAACTGCAAAGCTTAGGATTGGACGTAAAAGTTCTTACCGAAAATGACGAAGAAGTAGAAATTAAAGAAATTGATGACGACATTGGGGAAAAAGCGGAAGAATATGGTTTAGCGGCAAGTATAGCCGACCGGGAAGAAGTGAAAAACGATTATTATGAAGAAGAAGTAGAAACGGATTATGAGATTAATGATGACTTTGACGGTGACCTGGTGGATTAAATTATGAAAGGAGAGAAGCTCCTTGCTGGTTTTAAATAATTTTGAGCGGATTAAGATTGGCCTTGCCTCACCGGATCAAATCCGGGCCTGGTCCCATGGAGAAGTTAAAAAGCCGGAAACCATAAATTACCGCACCTTAAAGCCCGAAAGGGATGGACTTTTCTGCGAAAGGATTTTTGGCCCAACGAAAGACTGGGAATGTCACTGCGGCAAATATAAACGGGTGCGCTATAAAGGGGTAGTGTGTGACCGCTGCGGGGTTGAAGTTACCCGTTCTAAAGTCCGGCGGGAGCGGCTAGGACATATAGAGCTTGCCGCTCCAGTTTCACACATCTGGTATTTTAAAGGGATTCCAAGTCGCATGGGGCTTTTACTGGATATGTCCCCGCGCTCTTTGGAAAAAGTTCTGTACTTTGTATCATACATTGTTATTGATCCCGGGGAAACGCCTCTTCTTAAAAAGCAAACTTTAACGGAAACTGAGTACCGGGAAGCCAGGGAAAAATACGGTAATGAATTTAAAGCAGGAATGGGAGCTGAAGCTATAAAAGAGCTTTTAGCAGAAATTGATTTAGATGAATTAGCTTTAGAACTTAAGGCTGAAATAAAAGAATCGACCGGCCAGCGCAGGATTCGGGCTCTTCGTCGTTTAGAAGTGGTAGAGTCGTTTAGAAAATCCGGTAACCGGCCGGAATGGATGATTTTAGATGTTATTCCGGTAATTCCACCGGAATTACGGCCAATGGTACAGTTGGATGGAGGACGCTTTGCTACCTCGGACCTTAATGATTTATATCGGCGGGTGATTAACCGGAATAACCGCCTAAAAAGACTTCTAGAACTGGGAGCTCCGGATATCATTGTCCGTAACGAAAAACGGATGTTGCAGGAAGCGGTAGATGCATTAATTGATAACGGCCGCCGCGGCCGTCCGGTTACCGGTCCGGGGAACCGTCCGTTAAAATCTCTTTCCGATATGTTAAAAGGTAAACAGGGACGGTTTAGACAGAACCTTTTAGGTAAAAGGGTAGACTATTCGGGCCGTTCAGTTATCGTAGTAGGCCCCGAATTAAAGCTCCACCAGTGTGGTCTTCCTAAAGAAATGGCCTTAGAGCTTTTTAAACCTTTTGTCATGAAGAAGCTTGTAGCCGACGGCATTGCCCATAATATTAAAAGTGCAAAACGCATGGTGGAAAGGGTAAAACCAGAGGTATGGGACGTATTAGAAGAAGTAATTAAAGAACACCCGGTACTTTTAAACCGGGCGCCAACTTTGCACCGTTTAGGTATTCAGGCGTTTGAGCCGGTGCTGGTAGAAGGTCGGGCAATTCAAATTCACCCGCTAGTTTGCACTGCTTACAACGCTGACTTTGACGGTGACCAAATGGCAGTCCACGTACCTCTCTCGGCGGAAGCCCAGGCGGAAGCTCGGCTTTTAATGCTTGCTTCTCACAACATCTTAAACCCCAAAGACGGAAAGCCGGTGGTTGTACCGACTCAGGACATGGTTATTGGAAGTTACTACCTTACGGTCGAAAAACCTGGAGCAAAAGGGGAAGGTAAGAAATTTGCCCATCCTGAAGAAGTCATTATGGCGTACGAAAGTGGGGTTCTTGAACTTCACTCCAGGATAAAAGTTCGTTATCCTATTGGAGGTGAATGGGTTGAGCTTGAAACTACTCCTGGGCGGATTATCTTTAACGAAGTAATTCCGGAAGAGTTAAGGTTTATTAATCACCTGGTGGATAAAAAAGGCTTGGGTAAGATTGTTACCGAATCTTACCGAAAGCTTGGCTACGAAAAGACCGGACACTTGTTGGATGGCCTTAAGAAACTTGGCTTCCATTATGCCAATAAAGCCGGACTTACCATCGGGGTAGTGGATATCACCGTACCTAAAGAAAAGCAGGAAATCCTGGAAGAGGCTGACCGGATGGTGGCTGACATTGAAAATAAATACCGCCGGGGATTAATTACCGAAGATGAGCGTTACCAGAAAGTAGTGGATATCTGGAATGCAGCTACCGATAAAGTTACCAAAAAGCTGGTGGAAACCCTAGAAGCTTCTCAATTTAACCATGTTTATATGATGGCAAAATCCGGTGCTAGGGGTAACATCCAGCAGATTCGGCAACTGGCAGGGATGCGGGGCTTAATGGCTGACCCTTCGGGTAGGATTATCGACCTGCCAATTAAAGCTAACTTCCGGGAAGGCTTAACCGTATTAGAATACTTCATTTCAACCCACGGTGCTCGGAAAGGCTTAGCCGATACCGCTCTTAGAACTGCTGACTCCGGTTATTTGACCCGACGCTTAGTGGACGTTTGTCAGGATGTGATTGTACGGGAAGAAGATTGTGGAACGGAAGACGGAATTTATGTAACCGACATTAAAGATGGTACTGATATTATTGAAAAACTTGAAGATAGGATTTTAGGAAGAATTGCTGCCGAAGACGTAATACATCCTGCAACCGGTGAAATTTTAGTTGCTAAAAATCAGGAAATTACCGAAGAAATTGCCGAGAGTATTGCGGCAGCAAAGGTCGAAAAAGTAAAAATCCGTTCTGTTTTAACCTGCCGGACCAGGCACGGAGTTTGCACCAGGTGTTACGGGCGAAACCTTGCTACCAATAAGATAGTGGACATTGGCGAAGCGGTAGGGATAATTGCGGCTCAAAGTATTGGTGAACCGGGTACCCAGCTTACCATGCGGACCTTCCATACGGGAGGGGTTGCTGGTGAGGACATCACCCAGGGTTTACCGCGGGTTGAAGAGCTATTTGAGGCAAGACGCCCCAAAGGGCAGGCAATTATCACCGAAATTGACGGGGTAGTAGAAGTTAGAGATAATAAGGGCCGCCGGGAAATTGAAGTGGTGAATCCGGAAACCGGCGAACGCCAGGTTTATCCAATAACTTACCAGGCCAGAATAAAAGTCCAAACCGGAGATAAAGTTTATGCCGGTGATGAATTAACCGAAGGACCAATTAATCCCCACGACTTAATTAAAGTTAAAGGCATTGAAGGAGCCCAGCTTTACCTCTTGCAGGAAGTACAGAAAGTTTACCGGATGCAGGGGGTTGAGATTAACGACAAGCATATTGAAGTGGTTATCCGGCAAATGCTAAGAAAAGTAAAAATTGAAGAGTCGGGTGATACTGATCTGTTACCAGGAAGCCTTGTGGATATTTTTGAATTTGAAGATGAAAATACCAAAGTTGTTGCCAAAGGTGGCCAGCCTGCTACAGCAAAGCGGGTGCTTTTAGGTATAACAAAAGCATCCCTAGCTACCGACTCGTTCTTATCGGCAGCGTCGTTCCAGGAAACTACCAGGGTGCTTACCGAAGCGGCTATTAAAGGTAAGGTGGATCCACTTTTAGGTCTTAAAGAAAACGTTATTATTGGTAAACTAATACCGGCGGGTACTGGAATGTCCCGTTACCGTAACATTATGGTCCAGGCCAAAAGTGAAGATTAAAAAAGGGGCCGGGATTCCTCGGCCCCGAAAAAATTAACATAATTTTAATGTATGCTGTTCCTGG is a window encoding:
- the rpoC gene encoding DNA-directed RNA polymerase subunit beta', with the translated sequence MLVLNNFERIKIGLASPDQIRAWSHGEVKKPETINYRTLKPERDGLFCERIFGPTKDWECHCGKYKRVRYKGVVCDRCGVEVTRSKVRRERLGHIELAAPVSHIWYFKGIPSRMGLLLDMSPRSLEKVLYFVSYIVIDPGETPLLKKQTLTETEYREAREKYGNEFKAGMGAEAIKELLAEIDLDELALELKAEIKESTGQRRIRALRRLEVVESFRKSGNRPEWMILDVIPVIPPELRPMVQLDGGRFATSDLNDLYRRVINRNNRLKRLLELGAPDIIVRNEKRMLQEAVDALIDNGRRGRPVTGPGNRPLKSLSDMLKGKQGRFRQNLLGKRVDYSGRSVIVVGPELKLHQCGLPKEMALELFKPFVMKKLVADGIAHNIKSAKRMVERVKPEVWDVLEEVIKEHPVLLNRAPTLHRLGIQAFEPVLVEGRAIQIHPLVCTAYNADFDGDQMAVHVPLSAEAQAEARLLMLASHNILNPKDGKPVVVPTQDMVIGSYYLTVEKPGAKGEGKKFAHPEEVIMAYESGVLELHSRIKVRYPIGGEWVELETTPGRIIFNEVIPEELRFINHLVDKKGLGKIVTESYRKLGYEKTGHLLDGLKKLGFHYANKAGLTIGVVDITVPKEKQEILEEADRMVADIENKYRRGLITEDERYQKVVDIWNAATDKVTKKLVETLEASQFNHVYMMAKSGARGNIQQIRQLAGMRGLMADPSGRIIDLPIKANFREGLTVLEYFISTHGARKGLADTALRTADSGYLTRRLVDVCQDVIVREEDCGTEDGIYVTDIKDGTDIIEKLEDRILGRIAAEDVIHPATGEILVAKNQEITEEIAESIAAAKVEKVKIRSVLTCRTRHGVCTRCYGRNLATNKIVDIGEAVGIIAAQSIGEPGTQLTMRTFHTGGVAGEDITQGLPRVEELFEARRPKGQAIITEIDGVVEVRDNKGRREIEVVNPETGERQVYPITYQARIKVQTGDKVYAGDELTEGPINPHDLIKVKGIEGAQLYLLQEVQKVYRMQGVEINDKHIEVVIRQMLRKVKIEESGDTDLLPGSLVDIFEFEDENTKVVAKGGQPATAKRVLLGITKASLATDSFLSAASFQETTRVLTEAAIKGKVDPLLGLKENVIIGKLIPAGTGMSRYRNIMVQAKSED